One Homo sapiens chromosome 3, GRCh38.p14 Primary Assembly genomic window carries:
- the FOXP1 gene encoding forkhead box protein P1 isoform b (isoform b is encoded by transcript variant 2), whose protein sequence is MMQESGTETKSNGSAIQNGSGGSNHLLECGGLREGRSNGETPAVDIGAADLAHAQQQQQQWHLINHQPSRSPSSWLKRLISSPWELEVLQVPLWGAVAETKMSGPVCQPNPSPF, encoded by the exons ATGATGCAAGAATCTGGGACTGAGACAAAAAGTAACGGTTCAGCCATCCAGAATGGGTCGGGCGGCAGCAACCACTTACTAGAGTGCGGCGGTCTTCGGGAGGGGCGGTCCAACGGAGAGACGCCGGCCGTGGACATCGGGGCAGCTGACCTCGCCCacgcccagcagcagcagcaacag TGGCATCTCATAAACCATCAGCCCTCTAGGAGTCCCAGCAGTTGGCTTAAGAGACTAATTTCAAGCCCTTGGGAGTTGGAAGTCCTGCAGGTCCCCTTGTGGGGAGCAGTTGCTGAGACGAAGATGAGTGGACCTGTGTGTCAGCCTAACCCTTCcccattttga